The Inediibacterium massiliense genome includes the window AATATAATATAAAATTATTGTACAGAAATGATATACTTGTTTTAGATATTGATAAAATTAAGCTTATAATGGTTAATAAATTAGAATACTTTAAATGATGATAAAGAAGGTTCTTAGGATAAAAAAGTTTGTAGATAGAATAGGAGGAAATATTTTGATTCATATTGGTTGTCATTTATCTATATCCAAAGGTTTTTACAAAGCAGTACAAGAGGCATTAAGTATTGATGCAAATACTTTTCAATTTTTTACGAGAAATCCAAGAGGAGGAAATGCAAAAGATTTAGATTTAGAGGATATCAAAAAATTAAATGAACTTATGAAACAAAATCATTTTGCACCGATTCTGGCTCATGCTCCTTATACAATGAATTTATGTTCATCTAAACCAGATATTCGTGAATTTGCAAAGAATATGTTAAAAGATGATTTAGAAAGGTTAAAATATATACCGAATAGTCTATATAATTTCCATCCAGGATCTCATACAGGACAAGGAGTAGAAAAGAGTATAGAGCAGATTATTGATGCTTTAAATGAAACGATCACAAATGATACAGAGACTTGGATTTTATTAGAAACTATGAGTGGAAAAGGAACCGAAGTGGGAAGATCCTTTGAAGAAATGAAACAAATTATAGATAGAGTCCAATATAATAAAATAGGTTTATGTCTAGATTCTTGTCATTTGTATTCAAGTGGGTATGATATTGTCAATGATTTAGATGGGGTGATTGAAGAGATTGATCAAAGAATAGGGATAGATAGGGTAAAGGCATTTCATTTAAATGATAGTAAACATGAACTAGGAAGTAATAAAGATCGTCATGAACTGATAGGAAAAGGAAAAATTGGGTTAGAGGCTATTGTAAATATTATTACGCATCCCAAACTATCTCATATTCCGTTTATTCTAGAAACACCGAATGATGTAGAAGGTCATGGAGAAGAAATAAAAATGCTAAAATATAGTTTGTCAGCAGACTGACTAAGAAATAAAATTCTTAGTCATTTTTTATTGTATATGGAAAGATAAGATAATTTTAATCACTATGGAAATTTTTAAAATGCTTTTCAAATATATGGAACCTTATGCAGATCATATCCATCTAATAAGTGTAATACTTAGCTAAGTAGAAAATAGGAGGATCATATGATGGAAATTATATCATTTTTCGATCATCGAAAAAAGACATCCGTATCTAAAGCAAAGAGTGGAGATCAACAAGCGTTTTTATCACTCATAGATGAAAATCGATTAAATATGTATAGAGTAGCTAGAGGAATTTTAAAAAATGAAGAAGATATAAAAGATGCTATTCAAAATACATTAATCAAAGCATTTGAGAATATATGCACTTTAAAAAAAGATAAGTATTTTAAAACTTGGTTAATAAGAATTTTAATCAATGAGTGCAATGAAACCATAAGAAAAAACAAAAGAAGTATTTCTCTAAATGAAAATATAAATCCTCTAAATGAAAAATATAATGATTGTTATCAAAATATGGATTTGATTCAAGCACTCCATTCATTAAATGAAGAATTGAGAGTGACCATTACATTATTTTATTTTGAGGATCTTTCTGTTAAGAACATATCACAAATTTTAGAAATTCCCCAAGGAACTGTTAAATCAAGACTGAATCGAGCAAGAACAAAGCTTAGAGAAATATTAGGGGAGGATGAATAATGATGATGAATGATGATAAGTTATTTGATAGAAAAATGAAAGAAAAATTTAAAAAGGAAGTTTTTGAAATTCCCCAAAATATGAATGAAGAATTCGAACATACTTTAACATGGATTAAAAATAAGGAGGTTTCCAATATGAAAAAAGTAAGTCACAAAAAAAGAGTAGGTGTCATAGCTGCATCTATTGTGTGTGTATTGTGTGCATCTACAATTATTATGCAAACTACATTTGCTCAAGAGATTGTTGATAAGATTATTAAAAGCTTATCTTTGAATAATATAACAATATTTGAGAATAAAGATTATAAGTGGGAGGATCAAGAAATACCAGAATCAGCTAAAGGAAAAGTATTTGATAAAGATGGGCATGTAATAGAAAAAATTACATTAGATAATAAAGATGAAATGTACAATGCAAATAGAGAAAAGGTTTTTGGTGTAGATCCTGATGGAACATTAATAACAGAAGCAGTACAAAGGGAAAATTTAGAAAGAAATGCTCAAGAGAATCCAGTAGATGATGTCATTGTAAAGGATTCTAAAAAGTTAAATGGATATACTCGCTTTGATGTAAAGTTACCAGCTTATGTACCAAAAGGTTTTGAATTTGATTATGGTGAGTTTTACAAAGATGATAATGGAGAGATCTTTGATGAAGCATGTGCTTTATATTTTATAAACCACAAGACAGAAGAAACAATATTTATATCTCAAACCTATATATGCGAAGAATCATCAGCGGAAACTGCATTTAACAACATTAAAAAAGTAAAGGTAAATGGTAAAGAGGCTATTGTAGGGGATGAAGGAATTGTTTGGGAAGCCAATGGAGTAAGATATTTAATGTATACGTATAATTTAGGTACAGATGAAAGTGTAAAAATTGCTGAATCTATTCAATAAAATAGAAAAAAAGTATATTTATAATAAGAGAGATATGAGTCAAATCATATCTCTTTTTTACATTGAAAATTTAAAGCATTTCTTTTTTGTGAAGAATGTAGATGATAAAAAATCCTACTACTATAAATATAGCTGTAAAAATACCTTCATACAATAAACTCATAAAAACACCTTCTTTTATGTATAGTATTTGCAAATAGAAACAAAATAAACTAAGACTTAAGTGAAGATGATAAAGAAGGTGTAAAAATGAGAATGTTAATAGAAGGTATAAAAATGAAAATATTAATAGAAGTAATCATTCAAACTTTTTTAGCTTTTTTTTCAATACTGTTTATTACAAGATTATTAGGTCGTCAACAGGTATCTCAATTAACCTTGTATGAATATATAAATGGAATCACATTTGGTTCTATTGCAGCAACTTTAGCTACAGATGTAAATCAAAAAACGTATCAGCATCTGGTAGGACTCACTCTATTTGGTCTTTTAACGGGGATTGTAGCTTATATTTCTTTAAAGAAAAGAAACTTTAGAAAATTAGTAGATGGAGAGCCTGTTATTGTGATTCAAGATGGAAAAATATTAGAGACAAATTTAAAAAGAACGAGATACAGTATAGATGATATCAATCAACTTTTGAGAGGAAAGGATTGTTTTTCAATAGATGAAGTAGCCTATGGACTTTTAGAGATCAACGGAGAAATGAGCATTATAAAAAGAGTAGATAAAAGAAATGTTACATTAGGGGATTTGAATTTAACAGGAGAGCAAGAAAGTATTCCTACAGAAATCATTATAGGAGGACAAATAATTTATGAGAATTTAAGAAAAAGAAAAATAACAGGAAAAGGCTTGATGGATCAGTTAAAAATGTATGGAGTAAAAAAAATAGATGAGGTCATGTATGCAAGCTTAGATGAATATGGAAAGTTATATGTAGACAAATATGATGATACATTAAGAAATCCATTAGATATAAGTGAAAATAATAAAGGAATATAGGACTGCAATTTGCAGTCCTATATTTGTGAAGATTGTTTTTTTATAAAATAATCAATAATATCTTCAAAAGAAATAATACCTATTACCTTATGATTTTCAATAACAGGCATGGCAACAATATTATTTTCTCTAAGACGCTTTGCAATAGATAAAATATGTTCATCCCTTTGTGCAGTAACTACGTTTTTACTCATTACCCATTCGATAGGACAACTTCCATAGTGTCCTGGATCTATTAAAAATCTATAAATATCTGCTTTTACAATCATTCCTACTAACTCATTTTCTTTATTGACGATAGGAGCGCCATTGATATTTTTTTCATTCATGATTTTTAAAACATCGAATACGGTATCTGTTATCATAAAGGTAATAGCAGGGCAACTCATAATTTCTTTTACGATCATAAAAAAATCCCCCTTTATTGCTTCTTATTTAGAAGTATTCTATATAAATGGAAAGAATTCCTCTTTTTTAATGATGTATTTTTAAGATATATACCCTTATTTTATTCAATACAATCAATTTGGTAAGAAACTTTATATTTACTGGTTTCATATAACTCTATTTCAATTCTAGGGTTTTTCTTATCTATGTAATCAAAAAGGAGGACAGGTTTTAATTGTTTATCATTTTCAATAATTCCACTTTTTTCTATGCCATCACAAATACTTTTTGGATAATTGTGTAGATCTCCCATTCTTTTGTCTGGAAAATATAATTTAATAATGGTAATAATATTTCCTGTTAAAGGAGATCCATCATATTGTTGATTGATATATCCTGCAATTTTATTTTCATAGGCAATATATTTACTGTGTTTCCCTTCCTTGGGCATCCATACTTGTCCATGAATATTTTTAAGTTTAAAATTTGATTTGCTAATGGGTTTTCCTGGCACAGTAATTTTAATCATTTTTACACCTCCAAGGATATTCTAACACATAAGGTGCATATAATAAATTAAAGAAATGGTAATAATCTATACAAATATACATAAGGATGTGATCATTTTATGGATAGATTATTGAAGTGGATTAAATATATTTTTGTAGGACTTACTATTTTTGTTGTAATTGAAAAATTTATATTTGGATTAACGATTGTACAAGGTATGTCTATGCAACCCACCCTTCACAATCATGATAAACTTTTTGTGAATAAAATAGCATATTTTTTGGAAAATCCTCATCATGGAGATATTGTAATTTTTAATCCTCCTATTGATGAAAGAAAAGATGAGCTTTTTATTAAAAGGGTCATTGCAGTAGAAGGAGATGAATTTTCAATTCAAGAAGGAAAATTATACATTAATGGAAAAGAAATAGAGGAATCCTACATTCAGCACGAAAACTATGAAGAAAGGTTTTATGAAGTGACAAAAGGGCAGGTACCAAAAGGTATGGTATTTGTTATGGGAGACAATAGAAATGACAGCAATGATAGTAGATGTTTTGGATTTGTTCCTAAAAAAAATATAAAAGGAAAAGCAAATATAAGAATATGGCCTATGGATGCTATACAAACTTTTTCAAATACTGAGAAGACAAATTAGTCTTCTTTTTTATTTACAAATAAAGAATCCATGAACTTTTCTAAAAAATATGCATAAAGATAAGTAAAAGGAAAAATTATAAAAATCAAGGAAAATATGAATATATTATGAATAAACTATACTAAAGGTATGGATCATGATAAAGGGGGAAGTTTATGAATCAGAGGAAAGAACTTTCTTATTTACAATTAAAAAAAAGTTATAACCCCGAGGATTTTTCTTTTTATTCTACAGAAGAATTAGATGCATTAGATGGAATTATAGGACAAAATAGAGCTGAAAAATCAATGGAGTTTGGACTTCGTGTAAAAAATACAAAATATAATATATTTGTTACTGGACTGAAGGGAACAGGGAAAAAAAGCTATATTCAAAAAATAGTGAGAGAAAAAGCTCAAAAAGAGGATATTCCAGATGATTGGTGTTATGTATATAATTTCTATGATCCTAATAGTCCTATTTCCATTCATATGTCTGCTGGAATGGGAAGAATATTTTCAGAAGATATGGATCAATTAGTAAAAGAGCTTCTAGAAGAAGTTCCAAAGGCTTTTTCTGATGAAGAATATGAATTAGAAAAAGCAGAAATTATAAAAGAATACAAGCAAAGTCGGGAGCTTCTTTTAGATGAGTTATCCAAATATTGTTTAGAAAATGGATTTACTATTAAAAGCACAACTAAAGGATTTGCCCTAACACCTACTCAAGATGGAGAAGCAATGAGTGATGAGGCGTATGAAAAATTAGATGAAGAAGAAAGAAAAAAAATAGAAAAAAAAGCACAAGATGTTGAAAAGAAAGCTTTAGAATTTTTGAAAAAAATAAAAGGAATAGAAAGTATTACAAAGGATGAAATTTTAAAGCTTGATCAAATAGTAGCTAAAGAAATTATAAAACCTTATATGGATGTATTATTCAATAAATATAAGGAATATAAAAAAATTATAAACTATTTACAAGATGTACAAGAGGATATGATAGAAAATATATATGATTTTGATTTATCAGAAAGTGAAAGAGAAGAGAAAGAAGAGAATTTTTTAAAGAGATATAAAGTAAATATTTTTATTGATAATAGTGAAAATGAAGGAGCTCCTGTAGTGATTGAATACAATCCTACTTATAATAATCTTATAGGTAAGGTTGAATATGAAAATGAACAAGGATCTTTAAAAACTGATTTTACTATGATTCGACCAGGAGCTATTCATAAGGCTAATGGAGGATACTTGATTTTGCAAGCTAGTGAAATTTTAATGAATGTAAAATCTTGGGATACTTTAAAAAGAATTATGCGAACAGGGACAATTAAGATAGAAAGTTTAAGAACCCAACTGGGTGTTGTAGATATTGTTTCTTTAAAACCAGAAGCTATTCCTATTTCTATGAAAGTAATATTAGTAGGAAATCCATACCTGTATAGTCTTTTATATGCTTATGATGAGGATTTTGAAAAACTATTTAAAATAAAGGTAGATTTTGATTCTGTCATGGATGCTACCATGAGCCGTGCAAAAAAAATGGCAAGATTTTGTAAATTTTTTTGTACAAAAGAAAATATAAGGCATTTAGATCCTAGTGGAGTAGCAAAAATATTAGAATATAGCCATAAAATAGCTGGAAGCCAGAAAAAATTTACTACAAGATTTAATAAAATTGTGGAATTATTGATTGAAGCAGATGTTTGGGCAGAACTAGACAAAAGTTTGTTGATTACAAGAGATCATATAAAAAAGGCATATTTGGAAAAAATATATAGAAATAATAAAATAGAAGATAAAATTGAAGAAATGTATCATACAGGAAAAATTTTATTTAATTTAAAAGGAAAAGAAGTAGGCAGAATATATGGTTTATCAGTTCTTGATCTTGGAGACTTGATGTGTGGAAAGCCTACGGCTATCACTGTTACCACTTTCTGTGGAGGAAAAGGCATCATTAATATTGAAAGAGAAGTCAAAATGAGTGGAAGTATTCATGATAAGGGTGTCATGATTTTAGAAGGCTATTTAAGTGAAAAGTTCGCTCAAGAGTATCCTTTAAGTGTAACTGCTAAAATTTGCTTTGAACAAAGCTATAGTGGAATAGATGGAGATAGTGCTTCTAGTACAGAACTTTATGGAATTTTATCTAGTTTAAGTGATGTTCCTATTTTTCAAGAAATTGCAGTAACAGGATCTGTAAATCAAAAAGGTGAAATACAACCTGTAGGAGGAGTAAGTGAAAAGATAGAGGGCTTTTTTTCATTATGTAAGCATTTTGGCTTAACAGGAAAACAGGGTGTAATGATTCCATATCAAAATATCGATGATCTTGTCTTATTTGATGAAGTAATTGATGCAGTGAAAGAAGGAAAGTTTCATATTTATCCTATTTCTAATATTGAGGAAGGGATAGAAATTCTAACAGGAATATCCTTTAATGAAATTTGTAAAAGATGTAGAGAAAAATTAAATAAATTTAGAAGCAATATAGAAAATAAAAATCATAAAGAAAAGAGAATAAAAAGAAGGTAGAAACTTTACTTAGTTTCTATCTTCTTTTTGTTTTCAAGAGAGATGGATAGATCAACACTAGGATTTTTGATGCCATTTAAAAGAGCATCATATAAATTAGTAAGCTCTATTTGTTTTGCAAAATTATCTTTCATACAAAATTTACTAACCAAAATTTGATGAACACTTCCTATAAAGATCAATGAAGAAAGATATGGATCTATATTTCTAAAAAGATTTTTATGAATACCTTCCTCGATGATTGTGGCAATAAATTGGACGGTTGCTTCTCTTTGTCTTTGCATTATTTTTGTTATCTCTACACCAATATATTGGGATTCATGTATAAATATATGTGCCAGATCTCCAAATTTTTTCATACATTCTTCTTCTAATACAATATATATTCTTAATTTTTCAATAACAGATTCTTCGTTTTTCATAGATGTTACAAGGTTACGAAAATACACATCTGTATAATATTGAATCATTTTTAAAAATAAATCTTGTTTATTTTTAAAATATTCATAAATTGTACCTTTACCAATACCTGCTTCCGAAGCAATGGTACTTACTTTGGCTTTATGAAAACCGTCTTTACAGAATACTTTCATGGCTGATTGAATAATCATTATTTGTTTTTTATTCAAATTAGACATAATAACCTCCAACTTTATAATACTAATGGATTTCTTTAATAGGTTCTTTTTTTCTTTTAAATTTGGATTTTATCTTGGATGATAAATCATCAAAGATAGTATATACAACAGGAATAAAAGATAAAGTAAGAACTGTAGACAAACTAAGACCTCCTACTACGACTGTAGCCATTGGTGCTTGAGTAGAAGCACCTTCTCCTATTCCTAAAGCCAAAGGAAGTAATCCAAGTACCGTTGTAAGTGTTGTCATTAAAATAGGTCTAAATCTTGTAGAAGCAGCCTTTTGAATAGCTTCTGTCCTAGCTACTCCGGTTTGTCTTAATTGATTGATATAATCTACTAAAACAATGGCATTGTTTACAACAATTCCAGCCAGCATAATAATACCTATAAAAGCTGGAACAGATAAAGCTCTATGTGTTAAGAAAAGGCCTATAAATCCTCCAGATAAAGCAAATGGAACAGAAAGCATAACTGTAAAAGGATGCAATAAAGATTCAAATTGTGAGGCTAATATCATATATACAAGAATAATCGAAAGAATTAACGCTTTTACAAGGCTTGAAAAGGCTTCTATCATATCTTGTTGTTGTCCTGTAAAATTATATCTATATCCTGATGGAAGATTATAATCATCAAGCTTTCTTTTGATATCATCTGTTACAGATTTCAAATCTCTTCCATGTAAGTCCGAAGAAATAGTAACTGTTCTTACTTGATCAATTCTTTTAATTTGAGTAGGAGAGTTCCCATATTCGATGGTTGCAATCTGACCGATGGGAACTACCATACCTGTAGGAGTTTTAACCAAAATTTGTTTCATGTTTTCAATAGATGACTTTACATGATCTTGTAAAGAAACATTTACATCGATTTCATCTCCATCGAATTTAAAAGTAGTAGCTTTTGATCCATCTATTGAGCTTTTTAAAATATTTGCCAAGTCAGAGGTTGTAATTCCGTAAAAGGAAGCTACATCTCTATTTAAAATAATTCGTGCTTCTGGTTCACCTTCCTCTGTATCTGAAGATACATCTGCTGTACCAGGTACAGATTTTACAAATTGTTCAAAGTCTGAACCAATAGATTTTAAAAGATCTATATCATCTCCTTTGATTTCAATTTGTATAGCAGAACTTTGAGGACCGCCTCCTCCCATAGAAGAAGATTCACTTACTTTAATATCTGCTCCAGGAATCATTTCAACTTTCTTTCTTACTTCATTGACAATTTCTTCTGTAGATCTTTTTCGTTCTTCTTGTTTTTTTAGGGCCCCAATAACTGTTGAGCTATTAGAAGCTGAAGTTGAAAAGCCTTCACTAGAAGAAACCATCGTAAACACTTTTTCTTTTTCTGGGATTGCTTTTACAATGTTTTCTACCTGTGCAACAATATGGTTGGTATCTTCAAGACTTGTTCCAAATGGAACTTCAATATTTACAGTAAACATACCTTCATCTTCTTTTGGAAAAAACTCAGCTCCAATGAGGCCAACTAAAGCAGAAGACGCAACAAATATAAAAAGACCTATGAAAATAGTTGTTTTTCTATGGTGTAATGAAAAATTTAATATTTTTCCATAAATATCTCCTAATTTATCAATAAAAAGAGAAAATAGATCTAATAATTTTCCGATAGATAAACCCGAATGTTTTCTCGATTTTACTTCTCCTACTTTTAGAATTTTGGAAGAAAGCATAGGTACAATGGTTAAAGATATAAGTAAAGATGCAATTAATGAAAATGTAACTGTAAAGGACAATTGTTTAAATACAATAGCAGTGAATCCTTGTACAAATACAATAGGTAAAAATACGGCAATAGTAGTCATTGTAGAAGCAAATACTGCCATACCTACTTCTTTGGCTCCATAGATTGCAGCTTCTTTGATAGATGTACCTTCTTCTCTAAGACGATAAATATTTTCTAAAACAACAATAGAGTTGTCTACAAGCATTCCTATACCTAATGCCAATCCTCCTAAAGAAATAAGATTGATGGTTAAGCCTCCAAAGTACATAAGAGCAAAGGTTGCAACGATAGATATAGGAATAGCGATACCGACAATAAAAGTAGAACGTAGATTTCGTAGGAAAAGGTATAGAATTACAACGGCTAAAAGTCCTCCTATAACAGCATTTTCAGTAACATTACGAATAGATTTATTAATAAATTCTGATTGATCTACTCCTACTGTAATATTAATTTGAGGGTAGTCATTTTCTACAACAGCTATTTCTTGTAATACTTTTTGAGCAACTTTAACAGTATTTGCTACAGATTGTTTTTTGATAGCAATACCGATTGCATTTTTATTATTCACGCGAATTAAACTTTCTTTGTCCTTGTAATCTAAAGTAATCGTAGAAACATCTGAAAGCTTGATGATTTCCCCACTTTTAAGAACAATAGGAACATTTTCAATATCTTCTACAGATTTAAATTCTCCTGTGGTTCTAGCCAAAAGCTCTTTAGAACCTGTATGAACTTTTCCTCCTGGGAGATTCATATTTTCAGATCTTAATACATTTTGAATTTGAGACAATGAAAGTCCATAGCCAGATAATTTATCTTGATCAATTTTAATTTTTACTTCTTTCTCATTTCCTCCATAAGTATCTACAGAGGCTACACCGTCAATTCTTTCAAACCTAGATACAATTTCATCTTCTACAAGAGATTGAAGCTTGCCTTCTTCTAAATTAGAAGAAACACCTAATTGTATAATAGGCTGAGCATTTGGGTCTATTTTTAATACCATTGGAGTAGATGCATCATCAGGGAGCATTTTTTTTACTAAATCAACTTTTTCTCTCATCTCAAGGGAGGCCATATCCATATCTGCACTAGATTCGAATTCAGCCACTACAATAGAACTTCCTTCTCTAGAATAAGAAGAAATTTTCTTAAGTTTACTAACAGTTGCTACAGATTGTTCAATAGGTTTAGTAATTAATGTTTCAATTTCCTCAGGAGCTGCACCGCTATAGTTTACAGATACAATAGCTACTGGAATTTCCATTTCTGGATATAGATCTATAGGAAGTAGTGTAAGACATACGGTACCTAATAATACAGCAATAAGCATAAACATTAGAGTAGTGACAGGTCTGTTTACAGATGTTTTTGATACATTCATATAATCAACTCCTATTTTTTAATTTTTACTTTATTGCCATCATCTAAGTAGTTTTGACCTTTTGTCACAATTACATCTCCTTCTTTGAGTCCTTTTGTAACTTCTACTTCTTTTCCGTTGTCTAATCCTAAATGTACTTCTTTAGCTTTTGCTGTATTTTTGTTTACTACAAATACTACTTGATTTCCTTCCTTCGTAATAACTGCATCAGATGGAATGATAATAATATTGTCTTTTTTCTCAGAAACAATATGAATTTCTGCAAACATCCCTGCTTTAATCAAAGTATCTTTATTTTCTAAAGAGACTTTTAATGGATAGGTCAATTCATTTTTATTTGGAGCAGGAGAAAGAGCAGATATTTTTCCTTTAAAAGGTTTTTCGTTTGCAGATTTTATGAATACATCTACTGTATCTCCTAGATGAACTTTGTTGATCATATTTTCTGATATATTTGTTTCGATCATAACTGTATGAATATTTGCAATAGTAAGAGCAGGAGCACCTACAGATGCCATCTCTCCTTCATTAATATTTACAGAAGTAACAAAACCTGAAATAGGGGCTGTAATGGTACAATCTGTAAGACGAGAATTTGCAGAATCTAAAGCAGCCTTTGCTTGAGCGAGCTGTGCTTTAACTACTAAAAGATTTGTATCAGAAGCGGAAAACTCAGCTTGCTCATATTGCTGCAAAGATATGGCTCCTTCTTCGTATAAATTCTTATTTCTCTCAAAATTTTTCTTTGCCATATCCATTTGTTCTTGAGTACGAGCTAAATTTGCCAAAGCTACTTCATATGCAGCTTTAGATTGTTTTATAGAATTGATTACATCTTCTTTATCTAATTCAAACAAAACAGCTCCCTTTTGAACTTGATCACCAAGTTCAATATGTACTTTGGTTACTTTTCCAGGAGTTTTTGGAGCAATGCTTGATTCTTCCATAGGTTTTATTTTTCCTGATAGAGTTGTTTTTAGAATAATAGATTTTTTTTGTGCAGTAGATGTTTTTACAGTAACTAATTTTTCTTCTTTTGCAGCAACAGTTTCTTTTTTTGTGCATCCAGTGAAAAATAATGTGATGCAAAGGATTGCTGAGATTAATAAAATCATTTTTTTGTTCATTTTATCCCTCCAAAACTGACCAGTCGGTCAAAATATTTCACGTTTAATTGTATATACATAGAATATAGAAGTCAAGGAAAAAATACAAATATTTGGATGTATACAATATAAAAGATTTTATATTTTCATGTATAATAGAGATAGTATTTTAAAAAGAGGTGGTTACATGATTATAGGTGCTTGTAGTGTAGAATTATTGATGTATGAACCGAATTCTTTAAAAGAAAAAAGACACATTATAAAAAGCTTGATAGGAAGAATACAATCAAGATTTAATGTATCAGTAGCAGAAGTAGGTGAGAATGAAAAATGGAGAAGTGCATTGATTGGATTTGCTTGTGTAACGAATACTACAAAACATGCCAATCAAATGATTAATAATATTATAA containing:
- a CDS encoding YetF domain-containing protein — encoded protein: MRMLIEGIKMKILIEVIIQTFLAFFSILFITRLLGRQQVSQLTLYEYINGITFGSIAATLATDVNQKTYQHLVGLTLFGLLTGIVAYISLKKRNFRKLVDGEPVIVIQDGKILETNLKRTRYSIDDINQLLRGKDCFSIDEVAYGLLEINGEMSIIKRVDKRNVTLGDLNLTGEQESIPTEIIIGGQIIYENLRKRKITGKGLMDQLKMYGVKKIDEVMYASLDEYGKLYVDKYDDTLRNPLDISENNKGI
- a CDS encoding Lon protease family protein; this translates as MNQRKELSYLQLKKSYNPEDFSFYSTEELDALDGIIGQNRAEKSMEFGLRVKNTKYNIFVTGLKGTGKKSYIQKIVREKAQKEDIPDDWCYVYNFYDPNSPISIHMSAGMGRIFSEDMDQLVKELLEEVPKAFSDEEYELEKAEIIKEYKQSRELLLDELSKYCLENGFTIKSTTKGFALTPTQDGEAMSDEAYEKLDEEERKKIEKKAQDVEKKALEFLKKIKGIESITKDEILKLDQIVAKEIIKPYMDVLFNKYKEYKKIINYLQDVQEDMIENIYDFDLSESEREEKEENFLKRYKVNIFIDNSENEGAPVVIEYNPTYNNLIGKVEYENEQGSLKTDFTMIRPGAIHKANGGYLILQASEILMNVKSWDTLKRIMRTGTIKIESLRTQLGVVDIVSLKPEAIPISMKVILVGNPYLYSLLYAYDEDFEKLFKIKVDFDSVMDATMSRAKKMARFCKFFCTKENIRHLDPSGVAKILEYSHKIAGSQKKFTTRFNKIVELLIEADVWAELDKSLLITRDHIKKAYLEKIYRNNKIEDKIEEMYHTGKILFNLKGKEVGRIYGLSVLDLGDLMCGKPTAITVTTFCGGKGIINIEREVKMSGSIHDKGVMILEGYLSEKFAQEYPLSVTAKICFEQSYSGIDGDSASSTELYGILSSLSDVPIFQEIAVTGSVNQKGEIQPVGGVSEKIEGFFSLCKHFGLTGKQGVMIPYQNIDDLVLFDEVIDAVKEGKFHIYPISNIEEGIEILTGISFNEICKRCREKLNKFRSNIENKNHKEKRIKRR
- a CDS encoding RusA family crossover junction endodeoxyribonuclease, encoding MIKITVPGKPISKSNFKLKNIHGQVWMPKEGKHSKYIAYENKIAGYINQQYDGSPLTGNIITIIKLYFPDKRMGDLHNYPKSICDGIEKSGIIENDKQLKPVLLFDYIDKKNPRIEIELYETSKYKVSYQIDCIE
- a CDS encoding RNA polymerase sigma factor produces the protein MEIISFFDHRKKTSVSKAKSGDQQAFLSLIDENRLNMYRVARGILKNEEDIKDAIQNTLIKAFENICTLKKDKYFKTWLIRILINECNETIRKNKRSISLNENINPLNEKYNDCYQNMDLIQALHSLNEELRVTITLFYFEDLSVKNISQILEIPQGTVKSRLNRARTKLREILGEDE
- the lepB gene encoding signal peptidase I; amino-acid sequence: MDRLLKWIKYIFVGLTIFVVIEKFIFGLTIVQGMSMQPTLHNHDKLFVNKIAYFLENPHHGDIVIFNPPIDERKDELFIKRVIAVEGDEFSIQEGKLYINGKEIEESYIQHENYEERFYEVTKGQVPKGMVFVMGDNRNDSNDSRCFGFVPKKNIKGKANIRIWPMDAIQTFSNTEKTN
- a CDS encoding DUF4367 domain-containing protein — translated: MMMNDDKLFDRKMKEKFKKEVFEIPQNMNEEFEHTLTWIKNKEVSNMKKVSHKKRVGVIAASIVCVLCASTIIMQTTFAQEIVDKIIKSLSLNNITIFENKDYKWEDQEIPESAKGKVFDKDGHVIEKITLDNKDEMYNANREKVFGVDPDGTLITEAVQRENLERNAQENPVDDVIVKDSKKLNGYTRFDVKLPAYVPKGFEFDYGEFYKDDNGEIFDEACALYFINHKTEETIFISQTYICEESSAETAFNNIKKVKVNGKEAIVGDEGIVWEANGVRYLMYTYNLGTDESVKIAESIQ
- a CDS encoding CBS domain-containing protein, with protein sequence MIVKEIMSCPAITFMITDTVFDVLKIMNEKNINGAPIVNKENELVGMIVKADIYRFLIDPGHYGSCPIEWVMSKNVVTAQRDEHILSIAKRLRENNIVAMPVIENHKVIGIISFEDIIDYFIKKQSSQI
- a CDS encoding TetR/AcrR family transcriptional regulator, giving the protein MSNLNKKQIMIIQSAMKVFCKDGFHKAKVSTIASEAGIGKGTIYEYFKNKQDLFLKMIQYYTDVYFRNLVTSMKNEESVIEKLRIYIVLEEECMKKFGDLAHIFIHESQYIGVEITKIMQRQREATVQFIATIIEEGIHKNLFRNIDPYLSSLIFIGSVHQILVSKFCMKDNFAKQIELTNLYDALLNGIKNPSVDLSISLENKKKIETK
- a CDS encoding deoxyribonuclease IV, which codes for MIHIGCHLSISKGFYKAVQEALSIDANTFQFFTRNPRGGNAKDLDLEDIKKLNELMKQNHFAPILAHAPYTMNLCSSKPDIREFAKNMLKDDLERLKYIPNSLYNFHPGSHTGQGVEKSIEQIIDALNETITNDTETWILLETMSGKGTEVGRSFEEMKQIIDRVQYNKIGLCLDSCHLYSSGYDIVNDLDGVIEEIDQRIGIDRVKAFHLNDSKHELGSNKDRHELIGKGKIGLEAIVNIITHPKLSHIPFILETPNDVEGHGEEIKMLKYSLSAD